CTGGCCTATGACGAACGCGGTATTGACCGGATTGAATTTCTCATCAGCCCCAATCCCGGCGAACCGCTCAAACCGCTGGTTAAAGTGGCCTCTGGCGGTGAAACCAGCCGGATCATGCTGGCCCTCAAAACCGTGCTGGCCGGAGCCGATGAAACCCCCACCTTGATTTTTGACGAAATTGACCAGGGTATTGGCGGTCGTATTGGGGGTGTTGTGGGTTATAAATTGTGGCAACTTACCCAGGGCCAACATCAGGCTTTGTGTGTCACTCACCTGCCCCAAATTGCCGGTTACGCCGACGCCCATTATCATGTAACCAAACAAGTGACGGGCGGACGGACCCAGACCGGCGTGCGCATCCTCTCCGGCGACGACCAGGTGAACGAGTTGGCCCAAATGCTGGGCGCTCTGAGCGATAGCACCCAGGAAAGCGCCCGTGAGATTTTGCGCGAGGCAGTCTCAGCCAAAAAGGATACGCCTAACCAAAAAGCAGCGTAAGGTAAATGGAATATCGTCCCAGACCAAAAAAACGTAATCCCTTGATCATGGCCGGCCTATTTATTTTTTTGGTGGGCGCGATCTTTGTTTTGGTCATTTTGTTGAGTATTTACGTTGGCTACCTTGAATTTGAAGTGCCGTCTTTGGCCCAGCAATTTGGCCCTACCCCTACCCCCACCCGGCCGGCCGTGCTTTACATTGCCGATGGCGACGCTTATTTTGTGGAGGGCCAACTCCATGAAGCCATTGCCGCTTATGAGCAGGCCATTCAATTAGACCCCAACAACGACATCCCCTATATTCGCCAATCGCGCCTGCTGGTTTATACCCATGATACGGCCAAAGCCGTAGAGCGAGCCGCCCAGGCCGTGCTGCTCAACCCCACCAGCCCCGAAAACCTGGCCTACTATTGCCGCGCCCTGGATTGGGAAGCCCGCTACAGTGAAGCCTTTGACGCCTGCTCGTGCGCCATTGAATTGGACCCAGGCTACGCCGAAGGTTACGCCTTTCTTTCAGAAGTCTATGCCGACCAGGCGAATTGGACCTTGGCCCGCACCACGGCCCAGCAGGCGCTGGAGGTCAACTTCAACAGCATAGACGCCCAACACAACATGGGTTATGCCCTGGAAATCCAGGGACGTTATGCGGAAGCGGCGGAGTTTTATGAAAATGCCATCACTCTGGCTCCCAATTTAGGCCCGCTGTATATTGACGCCGGGCGCAGTTATTACTGGGCCGGCGATTTGGAAAAAGCCGCGGAGCGTTACAAAAAAGCCATCAAGCTAAATCCGACCGACCCGGAAGCGTATGATCGTTTAGGGTGGACCTATTATACTGAAGGAGATTATCCGCGAGCATTGGATGCGTTAGAGCAGAGCGCCGGAGTTGATCCCACCTACTTCAAAGCCTGGGGCCACATGGGCATGCTTTATTATACCCGCCAAAATTTTGAAACCGCGGTTGAGTTTTTGCCCAAAGCCATTGAATTGGCCGAAAAAGAGTTCCTGCGCCGCGCCCGCTGGGTTGAAGTTTATACCGAGATTGAAACGCTGACCGGCCCAGAGTCCGTTCCTATTTTACGAGGGCGTTTCGCTAAACCGGATACCGACAATAATAATTATGTAGCCCAACTCCATCCGGTAAGTTATCAATCTACCCTCCGGCCCGACTCAGAAGAGTCTTGCGCTGAGACTATTGTGCAATCCATCCAGAGCCAGACGGTTTTGGTGGATTCAGCCCAATCGTTCACCCTCACCCAAACTTTTAGCCAAACTTCTGGCGCAGCCACGCTCAATTTTACCAGTGGAAATCTTTTCCTTGATCTCAATAACCTGCCCCAACCCGAAAACATACCTTATGAAATAAAAGTGATCTTTTGGCCCAACCGCATTGACAGTGTGGCTTATGTGCAACCCGATGGCAGTCAAAAAGCCCAAATCAACATTCAATTTAAAGAAAGATCATCGGCGCCCGTAGAGTACTACTATAGCCTGGGGCTGGCCTTTGCCTATTTGGAACCGCCGTTATGCAACCAGGCAGTTCCCTGGCTCTTGAAAGCGTTGGAGTTAGACAGTTCAGCTTACAATCCGGCCTGGGCCGGTTTGCGTATCTGCCCCAGCCCCAATTCTCCGCCAACGCCTATCCCTACCGCCACGCCGCCCCCTGATGAAAATGGGTGAAATTTGCTGTAACTCCTGCTTTAAGGCCACCCGACTGGCCCAACAACGATTATGAATATACTCGTGATGATTCGGTAATTCGACATGTCATTCTGAACGAAGCTTGGAAGCGAAGCGGCTGAAGCGGAGTGAAGAATCTCCTATGAGTTATTGTTTGCAACCGTTATGAGGAGATTCTTCGCTCCCGTTGGTCGCTCAGAGCAACTAGCAGTTTGTCGGAGAGAGCGGCTTCCCTCCGAATTTGATTTACAGTAAAATTGCGGTCATTGAGCAAATCTGATGCACTTGGCAGGAGAACCCGCTTATGGCCCGCAAGTTCAAAACGGTTGATTATGAACAATCCGGTCAGCAAAAGCTGACCATCAATGATTGTCTGCCGGCTGATCATTTGGCCCGCTTTATTGTGGAAATCGTGGGAATGCTGGATTTGAGTGCTTTTTACACCTACTATGCGGCGACGGGCGGCGAACCGATTGATCCCAAAGTGCTGTTGGCGCTGTTGCTGTATGCCTACGCCACCGGTATCTTCAGTTCCCGCCAGATCGAGCAGGCCACCTATGAGATCATTTCCTTTCGCTTTCTGGCGGGCGGGCTGCATCCGGATCATTCGACCCTGGCCTGGTTTCGCAAGCAGTTTCTGGCCGAGATCAAGTTGGTGTTTGCTCAGGTCTTGCTGATTGCCCACGAGCTGGGATACCTGACCTTGGGTAATATTAGTCTGGATGGGAGCAAGATCCATGCGGATGCCTCCAAGAGCAAAGCGGTCAGTTATGGTCGGTTGCTGGAACTGGAAGCCCGCTTGCAGCAGGAAATCGAGGAGTTGTTGGCCTTGGGTGAACAAACTGATGCAACCGAATGGCCCCCAGGCTTGACGATCGAAACTGAGGTGGCTTTTCGACAAGAACGCTTGCTGAACCTGGCCCAGGCCAAGGCTGTCTTGGAGGCCCGGGCGGCCGAGCGCTATCAGGTGGAGGTGGCTGAATACGAGGCTGCGGTTGCGGGCCGAAAAGGCTCAAGAGAGTGGGCGCAAACCACGAGGGCCAGAACCCAAGCCGCCCCAGCAGAGCGGCCCCCGGGCCAAGGATCAATACAACTTTACTGATCCAGACTCCCAGATTATGAAGAATAG
This genomic stretch from Anaerolineae bacterium harbors:
- a CDS encoding tetratricopeptide repeat protein, producing the protein MEYRPRPKKRNPLIMAGLFIFLVGAIFVLVILLSIYVGYLEFEVPSLAQQFGPTPTPTRPAVLYIADGDAYFVEGQLHEAIAAYEQAIQLDPNNDIPYIRQSRLLVYTHDTAKAVERAAQAVLLNPTSPENLAYYCRALDWEARYSEAFDACSCAIELDPGYAEGYAFLSEVYADQANWTLARTTAQQALEVNFNSIDAQHNMGYALEIQGRYAEAAEFYENAITLAPNLGPLYIDAGRSYYWAGDLEKAAERYKKAIKLNPTDPEAYDRLGWTYYTEGDYPRALDALEQSAGVDPTYFKAWGHMGMLYYTRQNFETAVEFLPKAIELAEKEFLRRARWVEVYTEIETLTGPESVPILRGRFAKPDTDNNNYVAQLHPVSYQSTLRPDSEESCAETIVQSIQSQTVLVDSAQSFTLTQTFSQTSGAATLNFTSGNLFLDLNNLPQPENIPYEIKVIFWPNRIDSVAYVQPDGSQKAQINIQFKERSSAPVEYYYSLGLAFAYLEPPLCNQAVPWLLKALELDSSAYNPAWAGLRICPSPNSPPTPIPTATPPPDENG